In uncultured Desulfobacter sp., one DNA window encodes the following:
- a CDS encoding AraC family transcriptional regulator yields MKQRIQFHGNDYEKIGFQRLENDQEILWQCPKTIGQGFLHAIVLKPDFQLLIRDFEPRDTVTMTFEEDSLPLVFSFLLSGGIHNDLKQGQWNKQFFFTSGQTSLTSFPVICGRCVHPAGEHMRMINIWISENRLRSLLKGLVGDPKEIETLLGKGTRDPMFFGTVTPAFRTALFDIINCPFCGAIRRLFLESKCMELICYQLAQIGAGQIQAKPCKPFSNNEIDRIHHARDLLIADLQNPPSVDKLSKMVGTNDYTLRQGFRKVFGTTIFEQLRRQRLAQAKTLLERSHLNVAEVAFQVGYSDLKHFYKAFKKQFHTTPGACRI; encoded by the coding sequence ATGAAACAGCGTATTCAATTTCACGGTAATGATTATGAAAAAATAGGGTTTCAGCGTTTGGAAAATGACCAGGAGATTTTATGGCAATGCCCAAAAACAATTGGACAAGGCTTTTTACATGCTATTGTTTTAAAACCGGATTTTCAATTGTTAATTCGAGATTTTGAACCAAGGGACACAGTGACGATGACCTTTGAAGAAGATAGTCTGCCTTTGGTTTTTTCCTTTCTCCTTTCCGGTGGTATCCATAATGATTTAAAGCAGGGACAGTGGAACAAGCAATTTTTTTTTACTTCCGGCCAGACCAGCCTGACCTCATTTCCTGTTATCTGCGGACGTTGTGTCCACCCGGCCGGGGAGCACATGAGGATGATCAACATCTGGATTTCGGAAAATAGGTTGCGATCACTGCTCAAAGGGTTAGTCGGTGACCCAAAAGAAATTGAGACTTTACTGGGCAAAGGGACCAGGGACCCAATGTTTTTTGGAACGGTGACCCCTGCTTTTAGAACAGCTCTTTTTGATATTATCAATTGTCCCTTTTGCGGGGCGATACGAAGATTGTTTCTGGAAAGTAAATGCATGGAGCTGATATGCTATCAACTGGCCCAGATCGGTGCCGGTCAAATCCAGGCCAAGCCTTGCAAACCGTTTTCAAATAATGAGATAGATCGTATCCACCATGCCCGGGATCTGCTGATTGCCGATCTTCAAAATCCACCTTCTGTTGATAAGTTGTCAAAGATGGTCGGGACAAATGATTATACACTCAGACAAGGGTTCCGCAAGGTATTTGGAACCACTATCTTTGAGCAGTTGCGAAGACAACGGCTTGCCCAGGCCAAAACGCTGTTGGAAAGAAGTCATTTGAATGTAGCGGAGGTGGCTTTTCAGGTGGGATACTCGGACTTAAAGCATTTTTATAAGGCCTTTAAAAAGCAATTTCATACAACACCCGGCGCCTGCAGGATATAA
- a CDS encoding AAA family ATPase, whose protein sequence is MFDRRIENELKTTAGEYPVVTIIGPRQSGKTTLAKKIFRNHTYVNLENPELRSLAADDPKTFMLRYPAPAIFDEIQNVPELLSWIQVYVDETAELTGGYILTGSHQLQLREAITQSLAGRTALLTLFPFALNELKKSDIQLEREVLIHKGFMPRLHDKNIRPGRFYRDYFQTYVERDVRKLMAVENQQAFELFLKLLAGRVGSEINYSSLSGQVGISAPQIKKWISLLEASFIIFKLPPFFNNFGKRLTKSPKIYFVEVGLACYLLGIETPEQLERDMAFGVSNVNYFVRFASIILSGFFISINAF, encoded by the coding sequence ATGTTTGACAGAAGAATTGAAAACGAACTAAAAACAACAGCCGGGGAATATCCTGTTGTTACCATTATCGGTCCTCGACAGTCAGGAAAAACCACCTTGGCTAAAAAAATTTTCCGGAACCATACCTATGTAAATCTTGAAAATCCGGAACTGCGTAGCCTCGCAGCAGATGATCCAAAAACATTTATGCTTCGCTACCCTGCACCTGCAATATTTGACGAGATACAAAATGTTCCTGAGCTGTTGTCATGGATTCAAGTGTATGTTGATGAAACTGCCGAACTGACCGGAGGGTATATTCTGACAGGCAGTCATCAGTTGCAGTTAAGAGAGGCAATTACACAATCTTTGGCAGGAAGAACAGCCCTTTTGACTCTTTTCCCTTTTGCCCTGAATGAACTTAAAAAAAGTGATATTCAACTTGAAAGGGAAGTCCTGATTCATAAAGGATTTATGCCAAGGCTTCATGACAAGAATATAAGACCCGGACGGTTTTACAGGGATTATTTCCAGACGTATGTTGAAAGAGACGTCCGAAAACTGATGGCCGTTGAAAACCAACAGGCATTTGAGCTTTTCCTTAAACTTCTGGCCGGTCGAGTCGGCAGTGAGATCAATTACAGTTCCCTTTCCGGACAGGTCGGTATCAGCGCGCCACAGATTAAAAAATGGATCAGCCTTTTGGAAGCATCATTCATTATTTTCAAACTCCCTCCGTTTTTTAATAATTTTGGCAAACGCCTTACCAAATCGCCAAAAATTTATTTTGTTGAGGTAGGACTTGCCTGTTATCTGTTGGGGATAGAAACCCCGGAGCAACTGGAACGGGATATGGCCTTTGGCGTATCAAATGTCAATTACTTTGTCCGGTTCGCGTCAATTATCTTGTCCGGTTTTTTTATATCAATAAATGCTTTTTGA
- the istB gene encoding IS21-like element helper ATPase IstB, with protein MASTETLPVLLKQLRLSTIARLWEPTLSRAQEEHWNPAQYLATLCEQEINERYSRRIARFTKESRLPVGKSLETFNFNHTPAIRQEKIEALAQNSDWVNRAENLLFFGPSGVGKTHLAAAISHALIEQSIRVRHFTTTALVQKMQQARADLQLESFLSKLDKYAVIVLDDLGYVKKSDTETHVLFELIAHRYETGSMIITSNQPFGEWDKIFSDPSMTVAAIDRVVHHSIIIEIQADSYRKRQAISRNIRIPLKPEPTQEDNNKTTER; from the coding sequence ATGGCAAGTACTGAAACTCTTCCCGTATTGCTCAAACAACTGCGTCTTTCAACCATAGCCCGGCTATGGGAACCCACGCTCTCCCGTGCTCAGGAGGAACATTGGAACCCGGCGCAGTATTTGGCGACTCTATGTGAGCAAGAGATCAATGAGCGCTACAGCCGGCGTATTGCCCGTTTTACAAAAGAATCCCGTCTTCCGGTGGGTAAAAGCCTTGAAACATTTAATTTTAACCACACTCCGGCAATACGTCAGGAAAAAATAGAGGCCCTGGCCCAAAACAGCGATTGGGTAAACCGTGCAGAGAACCTTTTATTTTTTGGCCCTAGCGGCGTTGGAAAAACCCACCTGGCGGCTGCCATATCTCACGCATTAATAGAACAGTCAATTCGGGTACGTCATTTCACGACAACCGCACTTGTTCAAAAAATGCAGCAGGCCCGTGCTGATTTGCAGCTTGAATCATTTTTATCCAAACTCGATAAATACGCGGTCATTGTCCTTGATGACCTGGGCTATGTCAAAAAAAGCGATACGGAAACTCATGTGCTTTTCGAACTGATCGCCCATAGGTATGAGACGGGAAGTATGATTATCACATCCAATCAGCCATTTGGGGAATGGGACAAAATCTTTTCTGATCCGTCAATGACTGTAGCAGCTATCGATAGAGTGGTTCACCATTCGATCATTATCGAAATACAGGCAGACAGCTACCGCAAACGTCAGGCAATTTCCAGGAATATAAGAATTCCCCTTAAGCCGGAACCTACCCAAGAAGATAATAACAAAACCACAGAAAGATGA